One window of Cellulomonas shaoxiangyii genomic DNA carries:
- a CDS encoding sodium:solute symporter family protein: MIIAGVGLTVLVVLVVGVAVARKVDGDSANYLVAGRRLGVPLVAVSLTAAAVDSNATVGNTDLTSQFGFWSGASLALGLSICLLLTGLFLAKPINRMKLFTLGDYFRIRYGRPTEVVASVVMLLSFVTLLAGNLVACGFLLERFARIPYAWGVLLSVLLVLAYTVAGGLFSDAYTAVIQTAITLVAAVSLLAWVALSFGIVVPAGMGPFDLGQLTDSAQGAPVNWATLVSLGIGDIVAIDFMQRIFGAKSPEVAQRSCFAAAGFTAVIGTVFALVALTASAVLGITTADGPVLYTLLAEHAPPLLAVVVLSGIVAASFSTASGAILATSAIAVRNLWGRRRIVVGGADPLLRWTRLAMVPICALGALLAIRVSQTGILLTLAFDLMLACLAAPFVLGVFWRRPGAVAALTAAGVGLVVRLTLLALTPTLYGVPNDLLYVPNTLVGPGFDGWATLVAAVVGIGTYVLVGWLRPRPADERASEAEQLAALDRELADVEQGTAPAAAGAAA; this comes from the coding sequence ATGATCATCGCTGGAGTGGGTCTGACCGTCCTGGTCGTCCTCGTCGTCGGCGTCGCCGTGGCCCGCAAGGTCGACGGGGACAGCGCCAACTACCTCGTGGCCGGGCGGCGCCTCGGCGTGCCGCTCGTCGCCGTCTCCCTCACCGCGGCGGCCGTCGACTCCAACGCCACGGTCGGCAACACCGACCTGACCTCCCAGTTCGGCTTCTGGTCGGGCGCCTCGCTCGCCCTCGGGCTGAGCATCTGCCTGCTGCTCACCGGCCTGTTCCTGGCCAAGCCGATCAACCGCATGAAGCTGTTCACGCTCGGCGACTACTTCCGCATCCGGTACGGACGGCCCACGGAGGTCGTGGCGTCGGTCGTCATGCTGCTCTCGTTCGTCACGCTGCTCGCGGGCAACCTCGTCGCGTGCGGGTTCCTCCTCGAGCGGTTCGCGCGCATCCCGTACGCCTGGGGCGTGCTCCTGTCGGTCCTCCTCGTGCTCGCGTACACGGTCGCCGGCGGGCTGTTCTCCGACGCCTACACGGCCGTGATCCAGACGGCCATCACGCTGGTCGCCGCGGTGAGCCTGCTCGCGTGGGTCGCCCTGAGCTTCGGGATCGTCGTGCCCGCGGGCATGGGCCCGTTCGACCTGGGCCAGCTGACCGACAGCGCGCAGGGAGCCCCCGTCAACTGGGCGACGCTCGTCTCGCTCGGCATCGGCGACATCGTCGCGATCGACTTCATGCAGCGCATCTTCGGGGCGAAGAGCCCCGAGGTCGCCCAGCGCTCCTGCTTCGCGGCGGCCGGCTTCACCGCCGTGATCGGCACCGTCTTCGCCCTGGTCGCGCTCACGGCGTCGGCCGTCCTCGGCATCACGACCGCCGACGGGCCCGTCCTCTACACGCTCCTCGCCGAGCACGCGCCGCCCCTCTTGGCGGTGGTGGTGCTGTCGGGCATCGTGGCCGCGTCGTTCTCGACCGCGTCCGGCGCGATCCTCGCCACGTCCGCGATCGCCGTGCGCAACCTGTGGGGCCGCCGGCGCATCGTCGTCGGGGGCGCCGACCCCCTGCTGCGCTGGACGCGGCTGGCCATGGTCCCGATCTGCGCGCTCGGCGCCCTGCTGGCGATCCGCGTCTCGCAGACCGGCATCCTGCTCACCCTCGCGTTCGACCTCATGCTCGCGTGCCTCGCGGCGCCGTTCGTGCTCGGGGTGTTCTGGCGGCGTCCCGGTGCGGTCGCGGCCCTGACCGCGGCCGGCGTCGGGCTCGTCGTCCGGCTGACGCTCCTCGCGCTCACCCCCACGCTCTACGGCGTGCCCAACGACCTGCTGTACGTGCCGAACACCCTGGTGGGCCCCGGGTTCGACGGGTGGGCCACGCTCGTCGCGGCGGTCGTGGGGATCGGCACGTACGTGCTGGTCGGGTGGCTGCGCCCGCGGCCCGCCGACGAGCGCGCGTCCGAGGCCGAGCAGCTCGCGGCGCTCGACCGCGAGCTCGCCGACGTGGAGCAGGGCACCGCACCCGCGGCGGCGGGAGCGGCCGCGTGA
- a CDS encoding uridine kinase, with protein sequence MRVRPVSPSALVDHVVALVLAGEGRRRVLVDGAAPLAPGNLADALVEPLRAAGRAVARVHADDFLRPASVRYELGREDPDAYLEDRLDAGALAREVLDPFAAEGRYLPSLWDAGRDRATRAPYAAAPERAVLVVDGELLLGRWFDAELTVHLTVRPATLARRLGDERAWQLPAFARYEDEVAPQDVADVVARVDDPRHPALVER encoded by the coding sequence GTGCGCGTCCGCCCCGTCAGCCCGTCCGCGCTCGTCGACCACGTCGTCGCGCTGGTGCTCGCGGGGGAGGGACGCCGGCGCGTGCTCGTCGACGGCGCGGCGCCGTTGGCCCCTGGGAACCTCGCGGACGCATTGGTCGAGCCGCTGCGCGCGGCGGGCCGTGCCGTCGCGCGCGTGCACGCCGACGACTTCCTGCGGCCCGCGTCCGTGCGGTACGAGCTCGGGCGCGAGGACCCGGACGCGTACCTGGAGGACCGGCTCGACGCCGGTGCGCTCGCGCGCGAGGTGCTCGACCCGTTCGCCGCCGAGGGCCGCTACCTGCCGAGCCTGTGGGACGCCGGGCGCGACCGCGCGACCCGCGCGCCCTACGCGGCCGCGCCGGAGCGGGCCGTGCTGGTGGTCGACGGGGAGCTGCTGCTGGGCCGGTGGTTCGACGCCGAGCTGACCGTGCACCTCACCGTGCGTCCCGCGACGCTCGCGCGGCGCCTCGGGGACGAGCGTGCCTGGCAGCTGCCCGCCTTCGCCCGCTACGAGGACGAGGTGGCGCCGCAGGACGTCGCGGACGTCGTGGCGCGCGTCGACGACCCGCGCCACCCGGCGCTGGTCGAGCGCTGA
- a CDS encoding MMPL family transporter: protein MAGLLYRLGRSSARHPWRVIAVWLVALLVAAGAYVGLGGTLVSTVSIPGTATDRLTQRLQEELPDTSGGTGTVVFSTEDGEAFDDAQREGVAAALADAAEVDGVEAAVDPFATEAQREEQAQELAAGAEQVEQGRAELAAGQAQLDASRTQLDTGQAQLDAARTQLDASAAQGVPEPALAAGRAQLDAQQAQLDAGRAQLEAGQAELDAGREALESQEPQLEAGRTLLDLATELRQVSEDGSAALATVVFEDPQFDVTPETKDAVIAAVQDAAPEGVEVAFSNELASGVPVLGGASEAVGVAVAVVVLLVMLGSVVAAGLPLLNALIGVGVAALGTLAFSSVVEMSSVTPVLGLMLGLAVGIDYSLFLLNRHRQQLRRGMSVIESVGLATGTSGNAVVFAGSTVLIALLALNVTGVPFLGLMGTAAAASVAVAVLLAVTLTPALLGLAGTRVLPRRQRTTTGGEHHVAVRPMSTPRAVLSLLLGAAVLLVAALPAASMRLGLPDGSQEATDTTQYRAYMTTAEEFGEGANGPLLVVADLPAGVSEDELPVVQAEVGTAVADLDDVRAVAPIGANEDRTVLAFQVLPEGGPNDVSTEELVQTVRALTLDEPEAEFSVAGVASANIDVSEKLSDALPGYLALVVGLSLVILVMVFRSILVPVVATLGFVLSLLATFGAVTAVFQWGWLGNLFGVHDPGPVISFLPTIVIGILFGLAMDYQLFLTSGVREAYAHGATARQSVAEGVRAGRAVVTAAAIIMVSVFAGFVFSHIAVIRPMGFALAFGVLVDAFVVRMTIVPAVLHLAGEKAWWLPRWLDRLLPDVDVEGAKLERDHPVSAGEPETTRAG from the coding sequence ATGGCAGGACTGCTCTACCGGCTCGGCCGGTCGTCGGCACGGCACCCGTGGCGCGTGATCGCGGTCTGGCTGGTCGCGCTGCTGGTGGCGGCGGGCGCCTACGTCGGCCTCGGCGGGACGCTCGTCTCGACCGTCAGCATCCCGGGCACCGCGACGGACCGGCTCACCCAGCGCCTCCAGGAGGAGCTGCCCGACACGAGCGGCGGCACCGGGACGGTCGTGTTCTCCACCGAGGACGGCGAGGCGTTCGACGACGCGCAGCGGGAAGGCGTCGCGGCGGCGCTGGCCGACGCGGCGGAGGTCGACGGCGTCGAGGCGGCTGTGGACCCGTTCGCCACCGAGGCGCAGCGGGAGGAGCAGGCGCAGGAGCTCGCCGCCGGTGCCGAGCAGGTGGAGCAGGGGCGTGCCGAGCTGGCCGCCGGTCAGGCGCAGCTCGACGCGAGCCGCACCCAGCTCGACACGGGCCAGGCGCAGCTCGACGCAGCCCGGACGCAGCTCGACGCGAGCGCCGCACAGGGCGTGCCGGAGCCGGCGCTGGCCGCCGGCCGGGCCCAGCTCGACGCGCAGCAGGCCCAGCTCGACGCGGGGCGTGCCCAGCTCGAGGCGGGGCAGGCGGAGCTCGACGCGGGCCGCGAGGCGCTGGAGAGCCAGGAGCCGCAGCTCGAGGCCGGACGCACGCTGCTCGACCTGGCCACGGAGCTGCGGCAGGTCTCCGAGGACGGGTCGGCCGCGCTCGCGACCGTCGTGTTCGAGGACCCGCAGTTCGACGTCACGCCGGAGACGAAGGACGCCGTCATCGCGGCCGTCCAGGACGCCGCCCCGGAGGGCGTCGAGGTCGCGTTCTCGAACGAGCTCGCGTCGGGCGTGCCCGTCCTCGGCGGCGCGTCGGAGGCGGTCGGCGTCGCCGTGGCCGTCGTGGTGCTGCTCGTCATGCTCGGCTCGGTCGTCGCGGCGGGGCTGCCGCTGCTGAACGCGCTGATCGGCGTGGGTGTGGCGGCGCTCGGCACGCTCGCGTTCTCCAGCGTGGTCGAGATGTCGTCGGTCACGCCCGTCCTCGGCCTCATGCTCGGCCTCGCGGTCGGCATCGACTACTCGCTGTTCCTGCTCAACCGGCACCGCCAGCAGCTGCGCCGCGGCATGTCCGTCATCGAGTCCGTCGGGCTCGCCACGGGCACGTCGGGCAACGCGGTGGTGTTCGCGGGGAGCACCGTGCTGATCGCGCTGCTCGCGCTCAACGTCACCGGCGTCCCCTTCCTCGGCCTCATGGGCACCGCCGCGGCGGCGAGCGTGGCCGTCGCGGTGCTGCTCGCCGTGACGCTGACCCCCGCGCTGCTCGGGCTGGCGGGCACGCGCGTGCTGCCCCGCAGGCAGCGCACGACGACGGGCGGCGAGCACCACGTCGCCGTCCGTCCGATGTCGACGCCGCGTGCGGTCCTGTCGCTGCTGCTCGGCGCGGCCGTGCTGCTCGTCGCCGCGCTGCCGGCGGCGTCCATGCGGCTCGGCCTGCCCGACGGGTCGCAGGAGGCCACGGACACCACGCAGTACCGCGCGTACATGACCACGGCCGAGGAGTTCGGCGAGGGCGCCAACGGGCCGCTGCTCGTCGTGGCGGACCTGCCGGCGGGCGTGTCCGAGGACGAGCTGCCGGTCGTGCAGGCCGAGGTCGGCACGGCCGTCGCCGACCTCGACGACGTGCGCGCGGTCGCGCCGATCGGCGCCAACGAGGACCGCACCGTGCTCGCTTTCCAGGTGCTGCCCGAGGGCGGCCCCAACGACGTGTCCACCGAGGAGCTCGTGCAGACCGTGCGGGCGCTGACGCTCGACGAGCCGGAGGCGGAGTTCTCCGTGGCCGGCGTCGCGAGCGCGAACATCGACGTCTCCGAGAAGCTCAGCGACGCCCTGCCCGGCTACCTCGCGCTCGTCGTCGGGCTCTCGCTCGTCATCCTCGTCATGGTGTTCCGCTCGATCCTCGTGCCGGTCGTCGCGACGCTCGGGTTCGTGCTCTCGCTGCTCGCGACGTTCGGCGCGGTCACGGCCGTGTTCCAGTGGGGCTGGCTCGGCAACCTGTTCGGCGTGCACGACCCGGGCCCGGTCATCAGCTTCCTGCCGACCATCGTCATCGGGATCCTGTTCGGCCTCGCGATGGACTACCAGCTGTTCCTCACGTCCGGCGTGCGTGAGGCGTACGCGCACGGCGCGACGGCGCGGCAGTCGGTGGCCGAGGGCGTCCGTGCGGGCCGCGCGGTCGTCACCGCGGCCGCGATCATCATGGTGTCCGTCTTCGCCGGCTTCGTGTTCTCGCACATCGCCGTGATCCGGCCGATGGGCTTCGCGCTCGCGTTCGGCGTGCTCGTCGACGCGTTCGTCGTCCGCATGACGATCGTCCCGGCGGTGCTGCACCTCGCCGGCGAGAAGGCGTGGTGGCTGCCGCGCTGGCTCGACCGGCTGCTGCCGGACGTCGACGTCGAGGGCGCCAAGCTCGAGCGTGACCACCCGGTCTCGGCCGGGGAGCCGGAGACCACGCGGGCCGGCTGA
- a CDS encoding TetR/AcrR family transcriptional regulator: protein MTDDADGAAARTLRRDAQRNRERIVEAAQALYAERGLAVGFNEIAHRAGVGVGTVYNRFPDKDELIRAALQQPALEVLRVAEHARGAERASDGLVLLLDQIAVLLAANLGLRDIALTFDEHTVPEPGHAIATVIADLLARAAAEGDLRDGVTIHDLVVVLWMVTEVARHSPRHPALYRRYLQLLTDGMTTGGPPLDVPSAPDATGPLSQHWAARGR from the coding sequence ATGACGGACGACGCGGACGGCGCGGCGGCGCGCACCCTGCGCCGCGACGCGCAGCGCAACCGCGAGCGGATCGTCGAGGCGGCGCAGGCGCTCTACGCCGAGCGCGGCCTGGCAGTCGGGTTCAACGAGATCGCGCACCGGGCCGGCGTCGGCGTCGGGACCGTCTACAACCGCTTCCCCGACAAGGACGAGCTGATCCGGGCGGCCCTGCAGCAGCCCGCGCTCGAGGTGCTGCGCGTGGCCGAGCACGCGCGCGGCGCCGAGCGCGCGTCGGACGGCCTCGTCCTGCTGCTCGACCAGATCGCCGTGCTGCTCGCCGCGAACCTCGGCCTGCGGGACATCGCGCTCACGTTCGACGAGCACACCGTGCCCGAGCCCGGCCACGCCATCGCCACGGTGATCGCCGACCTGCTCGCGCGCGCGGCCGCCGAGGGCGACCTGCGCGACGGCGTGACGATCCACGACCTCGTCGTCGTGCTGTGGATGGTCACCGAGGTCGCCCGGCACTCCCCCCGCCACCCGGCCCTGTACCGGCGGTACCTGCAGCTGCTCACCGACGGCATGACCACCGGGGGCCCGCCGCTCGACGTGCCGTCCGCACCCGACGCGACCGGGCCCCTGTCCCAGCACTGGGCGGCCCGCGGCCGCTGA
- a CDS encoding GntR family transcriptional regulator yields the protein MDEKFRGVIDVPTVADEVYRRLRAAITSGHLAPGALISLRQVAQAYGVSTMPVRDAVNTLRADGLVVVERRSVTVTRLHAEEIHEIFQIRLRLEQLASQWALDNVTDEDVADLTEILDRMAGGAVDVARWRQLNQEFHRRFYDCSRSAHLLELLQNIWDKVEPYMAIYASTVDDFREADRQHRLMLRHIRARDLSALLVELSEHLEHTEATVVAALRAG from the coding sequence ATGGACGAGAAGTTTCGCGGGGTGATCGACGTCCCGACCGTGGCCGACGAGGTGTACAGGCGCCTGCGTGCGGCGATCACGTCGGGTCACCTGGCGCCTGGCGCCCTGATCTCGCTGCGGCAGGTCGCCCAGGCGTACGGCGTCAGCACGATGCCGGTGCGGGACGCCGTGAACACGCTCCGCGCCGACGGCCTCGTCGTCGTGGAACGTCGCAGCGTGACCGTGACCCGGCTGCACGCGGAGGAGATCCACGAGATCTTCCAGATCCGGCTGCGCCTCGAGCAGCTGGCCTCGCAGTGGGCCCTGGACAACGTCACCGACGAGGACGTCGCCGACCTGACGGAGATCCTCGACCGGATGGCAGGCGGTGCGGTCGACGTCGCCCGCTGGCGGCAGCTCAACCAGGAGTTCCACCGCAGGTTCTACGACTGCTCGCGCAGCGCGCACCTGCTCGAGCTGCTGCAGAACATCTGGGACAAGGTCGAGCCGTACATGGCGATCTACGCCTCGACGGTCGACGACTTCCGGGAAGCCGACCGCCAGCACCGGCTCATGCTCCGGCACATCCGGGCCCGGGACCTGTCCGCCCTGCTCGTGGAGCTCTCCGAGCACCTCGAGCACACCGAGGCGACCGTCGTCGCCGCACTGCGCGCGGGCTGA
- a CDS encoding cytosine permease, with the protein MPDDERPAGATSTVTPADPTATTPTAPAVHADAEFENAPVPADRRRGVLSVSAVWAGFPLILTSALTGATLVNGLGFQRGALAMVLGNLLLFVYVGTLGALSARTGHNFSLQASRTLGSKGYVAASGLLSTLVLGWFAVQTGLVGSSVTEQFDVSGVLVTVVAGALFTVGTLAGIRALTVIGAISVPLFLVLGVVATMRAATDGGAVWNYAGTGDALALGAGVSLVFALFADSGTMAADFNRWSRSPRQAWVSVATAFPVGCLVAMLLGGVVAAATAGAGDTFGVLTGMGGAMPAIAVVLLFVNLGSVCMHCLYNAAVGWSNLTRRTMRQATVVLGALGIVLAVAGIADHFVDWLNLLGVIVPPIGAVLIVDQALLAARRRVPPDAASPAVRWQAFAAWGVGSLCALLAQYLAPGLSAVVVGLVTAGLGYALITRATTPTTTAA; encoded by the coding sequence ATGCCCGACGACGAGCGCCCTGCCGGTGCCACCAGCACGGTGACGCCCGCGGACCCGACCGCGACCACCCCCACCGCACCGGCGGTCCACGCGGACGCCGAGTTCGAGAACGCTCCTGTGCCCGCCGACCGTCGCCGCGGCGTGCTGTCGGTGTCCGCCGTCTGGGCAGGGTTCCCCCTGATCCTGACCAGCGCGCTGACCGGCGCCACCCTCGTGAACGGCCTCGGCTTCCAGCGCGGGGCCCTGGCCATGGTGCTGGGCAACCTCCTGCTGTTCGTCTACGTCGGAACGCTCGGCGCACTGAGCGCACGCACGGGCCACAACTTCTCGCTGCAGGCGTCCCGCACGCTGGGGAGCAAGGGCTACGTCGCGGCGTCCGGCCTGCTCTCGACGCTCGTGCTCGGCTGGTTCGCCGTGCAGACCGGCCTGGTGGGCTCGAGCGTGACCGAGCAGTTCGACGTGAGCGGGGTGCTCGTCACCGTGGTGGCCGGCGCGCTGTTCACCGTGGGGACGCTCGCGGGCATCCGTGCGCTCACCGTGATCGGCGCGATCTCCGTCCCGCTGTTCCTCGTGCTCGGGGTGGTCGCCACGATGCGCGCCGCGACCGACGGCGGCGCCGTGTGGAACTACGCCGGCACGGGTGACGCCCTCGCCCTCGGCGCCGGCGTGAGCCTGGTCTTCGCGCTGTTCGCCGACTCCGGCACGATGGCCGCCGACTTCAACCGCTGGTCGCGCAGCCCGCGCCAGGCGTGGGTCTCGGTGGCGACCGCGTTCCCGGTCGGCTGCCTCGTGGCGATGCTGCTGGGCGGGGTCGTCGCGGCTGCCACGGCGGGTGCCGGCGACACGTTCGGAGTCCTGACCGGGATGGGCGGCGCCATGCCGGCGATCGCCGTCGTGCTGCTGTTCGTCAACCTCGGCTCGGTCTGCATGCACTGCCTGTACAACGCCGCGGTGGGCTGGTCGAACCTGACCCGGCGGACCATGCGCCAGGCCACGGTCGTGCTGGGCGCGCTGGGCATCGTGCTCGCCGTCGCCGGCATCGCGGACCACTTCGTCGACTGGCTCAACCTGCTCGGCGTCATCGTGCCGCCGATCGGCGCGGTGCTGATCGTCGACCAGGCGCTGCTCGCCGCCCGGCGGCGCGTGCCGCCCGACGCCGCCTCGCCGGCCGTGCGCTGGCAGGCGTTCGCGGCCTGGGGTGTCGGCTCGCTGTGCGCCCTGCTCGCGCAGTACCTGGCGCCGGGCCTCTCGGCCGTCGTCGTCGGCCTCGTCACCGCGGGCCTCGGTTACGCACTGATCACCCGCGCGACCACCCCCACGACGACGGCGGCCTGA
- a CDS encoding amidase, with the protein MFDELTIDAYHRALRDRTTTATALVQWYLDRIEAHDRSGAALNSVVTVNPEALARAAELDAELARTDELSGPLHGVPVLVKDQAETAGLRTTFGSKLFADYVPEQDATLVTRLKEAGAIVLGKTTMCDFAAGWFSSSSMTGHTKNAYDSERDSGGSSAGSGTATSANLCLVAIGEDTGGSIRIPTSFNNVVGMRVTTGLVPRTGFSPLVKFQDTAGPVARTVTDAARLLDVLVGYDPADEYTVAATLAPDAGRYHESLASAPELASFRLGVLESAFGSDDDPESRPVNVVLRGALERAADAGATVRRGLAIDDLPGWVARTSAYSRVARADITRFLESRPTAPASSFAAVYESGVFHPENDLFHDIATGPEHADDDPAALAARVAQDAFRRAVLRLFAEDDLDVLVYPTVQVVPPTTAQLADGTYTALRFPTNTVIASQTSLPAITVPAGFTAEGLPVGLEVLGRPFSEARLLQVALRLEELFAARRAPALA; encoded by the coding sequence GTGTTCGACGAGCTGACCATCGACGCCTACCACCGGGCGCTGCGCGACCGCACCACCACCGCCACCGCGCTCGTGCAGTGGTACCTGGACCGGATCGAGGCCCACGACCGGTCGGGCGCCGCGCTGAACTCGGTCGTCACCGTCAACCCCGAGGCCCTCGCGCGGGCCGCGGAGCTCGACGCGGAGCTGGCCCGGACCGACGAGCTCTCCGGACCGCTGCACGGCGTGCCCGTGCTCGTGAAGGACCAGGCCGAGACTGCTGGGCTCCGCACCACCTTCGGGTCCAAGCTCTTCGCCGACTACGTGCCGGAGCAGGACGCGACGCTGGTCACGCGGCTCAAGGAGGCCGGCGCGATCGTGCTCGGCAAGACCACGATGTGCGACTTCGCCGCCGGCTGGTTCTCGTCGTCGTCGATGACGGGCCACACGAAGAACGCGTACGACTCCGAGCGCGACTCCGGCGGTTCCAGCGCCGGCAGCGGCACGGCGACGAGCGCGAACCTCTGCCTCGTGGCGATCGGCGAGGACACGGGCGGGTCGATCCGCATCCCGACGTCGTTCAACAACGTCGTCGGGATGCGGGTCACCACCGGGCTCGTGCCGCGCACCGGCTTCTCACCCCTGGTCAAGTTCCAGGACACCGCGGGCCCGGTCGCCCGCACGGTGACGGACGCCGCCCGCCTGCTCGACGTGCTGGTCGGCTACGACCCGGCCGACGAGTACACCGTGGCGGCGACACTGGCACCGGACGCCGGGCGGTACCACGAGTCGCTCGCGTCGGCCCCGGAGCTGGCGTCGTTCAGGCTCGGCGTCCTGGAGTCCGCCTTCGGGTCCGACGACGACCCCGAGTCCCGCCCGGTCAACGTGGTGCTGCGCGGCGCGCTGGAGCGCGCCGCCGACGCCGGTGCCACGGTGCGCCGGGGCCTGGCGATCGATGACCTGCCGGGGTGGGTCGCCCGCACGTCGGCGTACAGCCGCGTCGCCCGCGCCGACATCACCCGGTTCCTGGAGTCGCGGCCGACGGCGCCGGCGTCGAGCTTCGCAGCGGTCTACGAGTCGGGGGTCTTCCACCCGGAGAACGACCTGTTCCACGACATCGCGACCGGCCCCGAGCACGCGGACGACGACCCGGCGGCGCTGGCTGCCCGCGTGGCGCAGGACGCGTTCCGCCGCGCCGTCCTGCGGCTGTTCGCCGAGGACGACCTCGACGTCCTGGTCTACCCGACGGTCCAGGTCGTGCCGCCGACAACCGCGCAGCTGGCCGACGGCACCTACACCGCGCTGCGGTTCCCCACCAACACGGTGATCGCCTCGCAGACGTCCCTGCCGGCCATCACCGTGCCCGCCGGCTTCACGGCCGAGGGCCTGCCCGTGGGCCTGGAGGTCCTGGGCCGACCCTTCAGCGAGGCGCGCCTGCTGCAGGTCGCGCTGCGCCTGGAGGAGCTGTTCGCCGCCCGCCGTGCCCCCGCGCTGGCATGA
- the pxpA gene encoding 5-oxoprolinase subunit PxpA — translation MTRRIDLNCDLGESFGIYRHGADEEMMPLITSANVACGFHAGDPVVMHDAVASAAAHGVAVGAHVGLPDRLGFGRRYMQLSAREAYASTVYQLGALGGFLAAAAVRMQHVKPHGALYMMAAEDADVADAVAAATAAYDARLAVYTLPGSQLAVRAQAYGLAVVEEFFADRPYGPDGVQMFGWTYDQLGGPAGTADRVAAMLADPAAGSVETVCVHSDTDDAPALVRAVRDRLHREGVTIGRAGTPDAG, via the coding sequence ATGACCCGCCGGATCGACCTGAACTGCGACCTCGGCGAGAGCTTCGGGATCTACCGGCACGGGGCGGACGAGGAGATGATGCCGCTGATCACGTCGGCCAACGTCGCCTGCGGCTTCCACGCCGGGGACCCGGTGGTCATGCACGACGCGGTCGCGTCGGCGGCGGCGCACGGCGTGGCCGTGGGGGCGCACGTGGGCCTGCCGGACCGGCTCGGTTTCGGCCGCCGGTACATGCAGCTGTCCGCCCGGGAGGCGTACGCCTCCACGGTCTACCAGCTCGGCGCGCTCGGAGGGTTCCTCGCCGCGGCGGCCGTGCGGATGCAGCACGTCAAGCCGCACGGCGCGCTCTACATGATGGCGGCTGAGGACGCCGACGTGGCCGACGCCGTCGCTGCGGCCACCGCCGCCTACGACGCACGGCTGGCCGTCTACACGCTGCCGGGCTCGCAGCTCGCGGTCCGCGCGCAGGCCTACGGCCTGGCCGTCGTCGAGGAGTTCTTCGCCGACCGCCCGTACGGGCCCGACGGGGTCCAGATGTTCGGCTGGACGTACGACCAGCTCGGTGGACCGGCCGGCACGGCGGACCGCGTCGCGGCCATGCTCGCGGATCCCGCGGCGGGGTCGGTCGAGACGGTGTGCGTGCACAGCGACACGGACGACGCGCCCGCACTGGTCCGCGCGGTGCGGGACCGCCTCCACCGCGAGGGGGTCACCATCGGACGCGCAGGCACCCCGGACGCGGGCTGA